A window of the Henckelia pumila isolate YLH828 chromosome 3, ASM3356847v2, whole genome shotgun sequence genome harbors these coding sequences:
- the LOC140888509 gene encoding uncharacterized protein, producing the protein MDKVFEQQIGKNIEVYVDDILVKTRTTDQFITNLTQTFQTLKRYQLKLNPSKCTFGLRARKFLGYMVTRRGIEANPEKVQAIISMSFPKNIQEVQRLTGRITALARFISRSADKSLPFFKALRKTKHFEWNEESEKAFQDLRAYLKQLPVLNKPIQGEELFLYLAVTNRAASSVLVRKDGINHQPVYFEKLALALVITARKLCPYFLSHPITVLTNSVLGKIAANPDASGRLIRWITELSEYDIKFEPRTAIKAQALADFLAETVQLEQEELWKIFVDGSSCQSGCGAGIVIISHWGEETNISIRLDFKASNNEAEYEALLLGLKAARNLGISRANLYSDSQLAIQQSNERFECKDGKMLRYIKALDKAKEGFTELNLELIPRAENIKADHLARLASALSDRSDPIVAGWELVSQLETLDDIIAQVPEGDWRYDMHKYLIKKESPSDNKKAKEVKRRALRFVMIDKILFKRSFSQPLLKCLGPDEPNYVLREIHEGSCGSHLGSLALARKALLEGFFWPTMPKDSADLVNSCYNCQRHANLQWRPAEYMKAVVAACPFDQ; encoded by the exons ATGGACAAAGTATTTGAGCAGCAAATCGGCAAAAATATCGAGgtctatgtagatgatatccTGGTCAAGACCCGAACTACGGACCAGTTCATTACCAACCTAACTCAaacttttcagactttgaaGCGCTATCAGCTTAAGCTAAACCCCAGCAAGTGTACTTTCGGACTCCGAGCTAGAAAGTTTCTTGGTTACATGGTTACAAGAAGGGGAATCGAAGCTAATCCCGAAAAAGTCCAAGCCATTATTTCTATGAGCTTCCCCAAGAACATACAGGAAGTACAGAGGCTAACAGGTAGAATTACAGCACTGGCCCGATTTATAAGTAGGTCAGCAGATAAAAGCCTCCCTTTCTTTAAGGCGTTACGAAAGACGAAACATTTTGAATGGAATGAGGAAAGTGAAAAAGCCTTCCAGGACTTGAGGGCTTACTTAAAGCAATTGCCTGTGTTAAATAAGCCTATCCAAGGGGAAGAATTGTTCTTATATCTGGCGGTGACCAACCGAGCAGCCAGTTCAGTCCTAGTCAGGAAGGACGGAATAAATCATCAGCCTGTGTACTTT GAAAAACTAGCCTTAGCTTTAGTTATCACTGCGAGAAAATTGTGTCCTTATTTTTTGTCACACCCCATCACTGTGCTCACCAACAGCGTTCTGGGAAAAATTGCAGCTAATCCAGACGCATCAGGGAGACTTATCAGATGGATTACAGAGCTGAGTGAGTATGACATCAAATTCGAGCCCCGGACAGCCATAAAAGCTCAAGCCCTAGCTGATTTCTTGGCGGAGACAGTACAACTAGAACAAGAAGAGTTATGGAAGATTTTCGTAGATGGGTCATCATGTCAGTCCGGGTGCGGAGCTGGAATTGTGATCATCTCACATTGGGGGGAAGAAACTAATATTTCAATCAGGTTAGACTTCAAAGCCTCAAACAATGAAGCGGAATATGAGGCATTATTGCTTGGGCTCAAAGCAGCACGAAACTTGGGCATCTCCCGAGCTAATCTGTATTCCGATTCCCAATTAGCAATCCAACAGAGCAACGAGAGATTTGAATGTAAAGATGGGAAGATGTTGAGGTATATCAAAGCATTAGACAAAGCCAAAGAAGGGTTCACCGAGTTGAACTTAGAGCTCATCCCCCGGGCTGAAAATATTAAGGCAGACCACTTGGCCCGCTTAGCCAGTGCTCTGAGTGACCGATCTGATCCCATTGTTGCAGGTTGGGAACTTGTTTCGCAACTAGAAACTCTGGATGATATTATAGCTCAGGTACCGGAAGGAGACTGGCGATATGATATGCACAAATATCTAATCAAGAAAGAATCACCAAGTGATAATAAGAAAGCAAAGGAAGTTAAGAGAAGGGCTCTCCGCTTTGTCATGATCGATAAAATTCTGTTTAAACGATCTTTCTCTCAGCCTTTGTTAAAATGTTTGGGTCCTGATGAGCCCAATTATGTCTTACGAGAAATTCATGAAGGGTCTTGTGGCAGTCACCTGGGCAGTCTGGCCCTAGCTCGAAAAGCACTTCTGGAAGGATTCTTCTGGCCAACCATGCCGAAAGACTCAGCAGATCTGGTTAATTCTTGTTATAATTGCCAGAGACATGCTAACCTACAATGGAGACCTGCAGAATACATGAAGGCAGTGGTGGCCGCTTGTCCTTTTGATCAATGA
- the LOC140888507 gene encoding uncharacterized protein, which yields MQVNRDRVEEKWDGLFCPRIKKLIEKNLTKTGDCIPIKADNFHYQVSCFDGSKYSVDLKEWTCGCRKWDLSGISCNHALSSILAQRWDYFDYVHKCYSLATYKNVYAHTVMPLNGRSEWQQTGVIPGLPPKFGRLVGRPKRARRMERDEVVETMNKKGKQKRRKKKLIISEVNEVQAFG from the exons ATGCAAGTTAATAGGGATAGGGTTGAAGAAAAGTGGGATGGATTGTTTTGCCCTCGGATAAAAAAACTAATAGAGAAGAATTTGACAAAGACTGGGGATTGCATACCTATTAAAGCAGATAACTTTCATTACCAAGTTTCATGCTTTGATGGGAGTAAGTACAGtgtagatctaaaagaatggaCATGTGGTTGTAGAAAATGGGATCTGAGTGGAATTTCATGTAACCATGCTTTATCTTCCATTTTAGCCCAACGATGGGATTATTTTGATTACGTGCATAAATGCTATAGTTTAGCCACATACAAAAATGTTTATGCTCATACAGTGATGCCACTAAATGGTAGAAGTGAATGGCAACAAACAGGAGTTATCCCTGGACTTCCACCAAAATTTGGGAGACTCGTGGGAAGGCCCAAACGAGCAAGAAGAATGGAAAGAGATGAAGTTGTTGAAACAATGAACAAAAAAGGAAAA caaaaaagaagaaagaaaaagcTCATCATAAGTGAAGTGAATGAAGTGCAAGCTTTTGGGTGA
- the LOC140888508 gene encoding uncharacterized protein, translating to MANQNGDHPNLEVLIAQAVQRAFAERAGANPPHIDHNAHLDEIRKLKEEMEQLRKKQAGYLATTTRNIPFTQEILDADLPKQFKLPHVGEYDGKGDPEDHLARFENAALLHKYSDQIKCRAFLTTLIGPAQQWFNMLRPREIKEFKDFSKSFLYHFASSKKHPTTTFSLFAIKQREHENLRAYIRRFSALALKVPTATTDLLISAFMQGLDTKDFLKSLIKKAPEIYEELLARAEKYVNMEEIQVSRAAMKRERPKSPKNNRVPSSNSGMGQPFRPTLLGEFTAFTPLCMNKVRALQICDDRRLTQRPPWAEKGPRNRESDKYCNFHNEYGHTPEDCRQLDQEIKRIIQQHSELKNILTRQEGYRPNRGQG from the coding sequence aTGGCTAATCAGAATGGAGATCACCCAAATTTAGAGGTACTAATAGCTCAGGCTGTTCAGAGGGCTTTTGCAGAAAGAGCGGGGGCCAATCCACCGCACATTGATCATAATGCCCATCTCGATGAAATCAGAAAGTTGAAGGAGGAGATGGAGCAGTTAAGGAAAAAGCAGGCCGGGTACCTAGCTACCACAACAAGAAACATTCCTTTTACTCAGGAGATATTGGACGCCGACCTCCCCAAGCAGTTCAAATTGCCTCATGTTGGGGAGTATGATGGCAAAGGGGATCCTGAAGACCATTTGGCACGCTTTGAGAATGCAGCTCTGTTGCATAAATATTCTGATCAGATCAAGTGTAGGGCTTTCCTTACTACTCTCATAGGACCGGCCCAACAATGGTTTAATATGCTACGCCCAAGGGAGATCAAGGAATTCAAGGATTTTAGCAAATCCTTTTTGTATCACTTTGCTAGCAGCAAAAAGCATCCTACCACTACTTTCAGCCTTTTTGCAATCAAGCAACGGGAACATGAAAATCTGAGAGCCTATATCCGCAGGTTCAGCGCCTTGGCCCTCAAGGTACCCACGGCTACGACAGACCTACTCATCAGTGCCTTCATGCAAGGGCTGGATACAAAGGATTTTcttaaatctttaataaaaaaGGCGCCAGAAATATACGAGGAATTACTCGCCCGGGCTGAAAAATATGTCAACATGGAAGAAATACAGGTTTCGCGGGCAGCTATGAAGAGGGAACGACCAAAAAGTCCAAAGAACAATAGGGTTCCGAGTAGTAATTCAGGGATGGGACAACCATTCCGACCCACATTATTGGGAGAATTCACCGCTTTCACTCCTTTATGCATGAACAAAGTCCGAGCTCTACAAATTTGTGACGATCGGAGACTCACACAGAGGCCTCCCTGGGCTGAGAAGGGACCTCGAAACAGGGAATCAGATAAATATTGTAACTTTCACAATGAATATGGGCATACTCCGGAGGATTGTCGTCAATTAGATCAAGAAATCAAAAGGATAATACAGCAACATTCtgagttgaaaaatatattgacCCGTCAAGAGGGGTATCGCCCGAACAGGGGACAGGGATGA